A region of the Arachis hypogaea cultivar Tifrunner chromosome 15, arahy.Tifrunner.gnm2.J5K5, whole genome shotgun sequence genome:
ACTGGTCGAATTTTCATTGGAGAAAGAGAAACAGAAATGGAAGCATCTTCTTCTGTTGGTTTCATCTTCCCAAAACATGGTAGCAGCAGCGAGAAAGAGAGCAACCATTCACCAACACCTCCTCTGTATCAAACAGCAAGGCTTTTCCATGCTGAATCTGAATACAAGTTCAGAATTGAAAAGCATGGGTATCATCTTCTGCGCCTCCATTTCTTTGCTTTCTCTTCTTCGGAAGGTAacctctcctcttctctcttcaaTGTCTCTGTTCCCGGGTTCTTCCTTTTGAACAATTTCAATCCTCAATACAACAAAACCTTAATAGAGGAGTTCTTTTTGAGCATCAACACCAACAACTTCCGAATCACTTTCTCTCCTATTCATCCAAATCCTGCATTTCTAAATGCGATAGAACTCTTCCTTCTCCCCAATACTTTCATCCCAAAAGGAAGATTTTATGACTACAATAGCATGGTGTTCCATACGAGTCACAGGCTCAACGTTGGAGGCTCTGATATCAACATGGTGAATGACTCGTTGTGGAGAAACTGGCAAATTGATGATCATCCTTCTGCTGGACACAAATTTCAAAATACTAGTCCAATTCACGAAGGAAACTATGCTACTCTTGCCCCAAGTCTTGTTTACCAGAGCGCAAGAGTGATGAATAGTTCAAAGAATCACTCAAAACTTTCCAATATAACATGGCAACTTGATGTCAAGAAAAATGCTAAGTATCTTGTTCAGCTTGATTTCTGTCATATTATTGGAACTCCGGTTCTGAAAAATTCACACTTCAATGTTTACTTCGATAATAACTTGAGTCACCGGATCACTCCTTATGATCACTTCAACAAAACTTGTGTTCCTTTTCGTTTGGAATCTGTGGTTGATTCGGATGACTCTGGAGTTTTCAAAATCAGCATAGGACCTGCCCAGAATTCTCCACATAAATATGCTTATCTGAATGGCCTGGAGCTAATGGAAATCATTGAGAAAACAAGTCCAGGTCCTATGCCAGAAGTAAAACAGAATCATCCTTCGCATTCTCATTCCCATTGGTATTGCCATTTGCTTGTGCATTTGAAACTGTTGGCAATTCTCGGAGCTGTGGCTTTGGTTTCAGTTATAGCAGTTGTGTTCTTTGTGTGTCTGAAACCCAAGAAACCAAAGCATGATCAAAGTGTTGATTGGTTGCCAATGGAgaaaaaaagaggaggaggaagctcACACTCTCATAGCAGATATGGTAGCAGCCAtggctcatcatcatcatcatcttcacgtTCACATGTCCCAAACTTAAACAAGATCCCTTTCGATGAACTCCAAGTTGCTACCAACAACTTCGACCAGAATTGGGTAATTGGAAAGGGTTGTTTTGGAATTGTATACAAAGGACTTCTCAACAATGGACTGAGGGTGGCAGTGAAAAGAACAGAACCAGGGTTACTACAACAACAAGACCTCTTGGATTTGGAAGCGGAGATCAATATTCTGTTGAGAATTCGCCATCGCCACCTTGTTTCCTTGATCGGATATTGCAACGAGAAGTCAGAGATGATCCTTGTTTATGAGTACATGGAGAAAGGGACACTGAGGGATCATTTATACAGTTCCAAGTTGTGTTGGATTCAGAGGCTTGAGATTTGCATTGGAGCCGCCAGAGGACTGAATTACCTTCACAAAGGTTCTTCCTGCAGAGGAATCAGCAATGTTCATAGCCATGTGAAATCTAGTAACATATTGTTAGATGAGAATAATGTGGCTAAGTTTTCTGATTTTGGGCTTTCAAGAAAAGTAGGCCCTTTTGATGAGAACATGAAATGTGATGTGTATTCCTTTGGAATAGTACTTGTTGAGGTGGTGTGTGGAAGGGTGGCTATGGATGCAAAGTACTTGGCTGCTGAATGGGGAAGCATTTGCAAGAAGAAAGGGAGATTGGAAGAAATAGTTGATCCTTGCATAAAGTGTGAAATAGATGGAGAGTCTCTCACAAAGTTTGGTGAGACTGTAGACAAGTGTTTGAGAAAGAAGGCTTTTGATAGGCCTTGTATGGGTGATGTCTTGTGGGACTTGGAGTATGCATTGCAGCTTCAGAGAGGGGCAATTCAGTCAAAGCCACATAGTCTTAATAATACTAATACTATTGCTTCTTCTAAGACTCAAGAATTGGCCATTCTCAAGCATGATCAATTGAATTCACCAGTCAACTATTATTCTGGTTTGTaatcactaatattttttaatcttttattatttttcatatctaTCATTAAATTATAGTtcattttgtattgttattgaggAATAAAGCATCGAATCTTTGTTCAAATTGTCCCAAGAGAATTAGAAGAGATGAACAATTTAGAATGTATATTGTTTTTAAATGGGACAAAATTCTTTGTATTGTTCTTAAATACAGAGTGATACATGTGAACTTTGTAATGAACATATTCAATAATTGAAGCTATAGATTATACGCATGGTCACTTATATTATTAAGTGGGGGATCAGTAGTAGTCATGCTCTCTCTCATTGAAAAAGTAGTGACATTCTTATTCGTTAATGAATGATTCATACTTCGAGTGACACGTGGGAGTTCATTCATAAGTCTTCATCAATCATTTTTACTTAAAATATGAAGCACAAGTTGAGGAATATATACTtggtttataataatatatttatatataggagGGCAGGGGCCACTGAATTTTACACATTGGATTGATTCCATATATACAAATCCTATCATACTGTTCAAATCATTTCAAATAAAAATCTAGGCATGATTTGAACTTACCAATAACTTAGCTATGTATTGAGTCGTACAAAAAGAAGCTCATACTTTGATTCCATTTTTGACTTAATTCAAAAGAACCAAGTCACGCATAGCTGTATCAACTATATATCAAGCATGAAGCCATGCATATGAACTATATGCATATATATGGCTCTTAAAATATCATATCAGCTAAGCGTGAGATAGATGAGGAATGCTAAACTCATCATCTTAGCTTGCTCATTATGAGATATCAAGTTACTTCATCTGTGCATACATGCATGCTTGCACCACATGCATATGCATATATCATTATTCATCGCTAGCTATGACAGAATCTTTAATGCAATATTTACAGAACAATTTGAAAACTCTGCTTTAATaattcttctcctcctttttttttttttctattcatctTCCTTTGCGGTTATCATCgtcatcttctttttctctttttttatatatatattcaataaaactttttctttttctctttttttatatatattcaataaaattactgagctcataaatttttaaaagattatatatTCTGAATATTGACATTTAATCAACAAATAAatgcaacaaaaatttagtacataacacataaatttttaaaagattacatATCCAAATATTAAGATCCAACTAACTTACAAACaagacaaaaattttaaagtacaatacaaaaattttaaaaagatcacATTTCTAGAATATTAACTCACTGAACCGACAAATACATTTGCATAGATAATTTGTGTATTATGTGTAAAAATTTCTatgttatgtaaaaaaaaatttatgttatatcaataaattatgaGTTATGTACGAAAATTTTTGTGCTATGtgcaaaaatttttttgttctttataaataaatttatgtgctttttaacaaaaatttatgtTAAAGAAGTACAAAAAAAGAATCGTATAGTGTATATACGCGTTTTTTTCACGGACTTATGCCAACTAAATtagacttaattataaaaatgtTTATATGTATAGTATTAccagtaaaaaaattaattaatgttaacttaaatacaagataaatataaaaaaattaatcacctaatattttttttttaatagagagAATAATATAGCACCCAACTAGGCAGCAAACCAGTCATATAATTGTTAATAAACTTTATATGTGTCCATGGTATTTTTGAAACATGAtaagaattaatttattatgtatctcaaatttatttaaaaatttattattgaccAATAAACTAATATGTATACAAAATATAGAATTTCAATCTCaaaacttatttaaataaatgagTGAAGTGTCCACTTGTCCAATCCAAATTAGGTAATTATTAATGAGTATGTATATTGTATAGCTAGTTAGCTAGCTAGATACCACCAGTGGCATACCTTAATTATATTCTCcacttgaaaattaattaaatctgCAAATTGGCCGggtgaattatatatataatattttgaggGTGTGGCAGTTAAATCTGTTTGTGTCGTTTACCCGATATATTGCGGCACAGCGGCATAATAAGACACATACATAATTGGtatatatacaataatatttgaataattagCTCCGTTAACAAAAATCAAGACCTAAATAACTTATAgacaaaaaattacaaattttcaTAGTTGATGTACAAAGCTGATAAATAACCAATAATGAGTATGATGGTGATCCATGGAACGTAACATGTGTATTAATGTTAGTGACCTTCACCTCTTCCGCTAGGCCCTGAAGACATGGTGTGGACTCGTTGGCTGTTCTTGTTTTTGATACTACTACTATTATCTTCTTTAACCATGGGCTTTGCACTTTGCACTTGTTTGAcatgttgatgttgttgttgtggtggtgACTCAATAAGGACTCTACAAGTTACAAGGCTAGGCCTTGTAGAAGCTGCAAGCACCATGAGGAAAGCTACAACTATGATTTCGTTCCTCATGATACAAAGAAACAGAACACAAATCAAagttgtgttgtgttgtgttggTGAAGTGTAACAATATATTGTGAGTGTTTATACCCTCCATTCTACAATAAAGCTAAAGAAGTAGTGGGCCCTCACAAGATTGGTTTGGCATCTCCAACGAGCGAGCTAAACCATACGACTGCCCTTGTTTCTTCCCAATTAAAGAACGGTTAAGGGCTTTTTGTCGGCTGGGACCCATCCCTTCACTACTCCTCACTTTTTACTCTACGAGTCTATGTTCTCGTCAAaatctcaaaatatattaaattagttaattattatatatttatatataaataagtaaataactgaTTTTTTTTCTTAACTTAAATAAGCTaaaccaataaataaataaataaataaagtagctGTTTAAATAAAAGGATAGTACTATTTAAAA
Encoded here:
- the LOC112747806 gene encoding probable receptor-like protein kinase At5g24010, producing METLHQYHKIHASVCVVLFLLLQFQSLAFTVPDNFFINCGSDTDVTDNNTGRIFIGERETEMEASSSVGFIFPKHGSSSEKESNHSPTPPLYQTARLFHAESEYKFRIEKHGYHLLRLHFFAFSSSEGNLSSSLFNVSVPGFFLLNNFNPQYNKTLIEEFFLSINTNNFRITFSPIHPNPAFLNAIELFLLPNTFIPKGRFYDYNSMVFHTSHRLNVGGSDINMVNDSLWRNWQIDDHPSAGHKFQNTSPIHEGNYATLAPSLVYQSARVMNSSKNHSKLSNITWQLDVKKNAKYLVQLDFCHIIGTPVLKNSHFNVYFDNNLSHRITPYDHFNKTCVPFRLESVVDSDDSGVFKISIGPAQNSPHKYAYLNGLELMEIIEKTSPGPMPEVKQNHPSHSHSHWYCHLLVHLKLLAILGAVALVSVIAVVFFVCLKPKKPKHDQSVDWLPMEKKRGGGSSHSHSRYGSSHGSSSSSSSRSHVPNLNKIPFDELQVATNNFDQNWVIGKGCFGIVYKGLLNNGLRVAVKRTEPGLLQQQDLLDLEAEINILLRIRHRHLVSLIGYCNEKSEMILVYEYMEKGTLRDHLYSSKLCWIQRLEICIGAARGLNYLHKGSSCRGISNVHSHVKSSNILLDENNVAKFSDFGLSRKVGPFDENMKCDVYSFGIVLVEVVCGRVAMDAKYLAAEWGSICKKKGRLEEIVDPCIKCEIDGESLTKFGETVDKCLRKKAFDRPCMGDVLWDLEYALQLQRGAIQSKPHSLNNTNTIASSKTQELAILKHDQLNSPVNYYSGL